TTACCATGGAAGGCGCTCCTGCCGTGGCAGCCGTTGCCCGCGATAACTTCAGGCAGCTTGGCCTTAGAAACATAGAACTGGTAGAAGGCAACTTCGACCTCACGTTACCTAAAGTATTGGAGTCTTGTAAAGAATCGGGTGTAGACTTCGCCTTTATAGATGGTAATCATCGCTATGAACCTACTATTCAATACTTTAAGCAGCTGTTGGCCCATACCGGTGAAAACAGTATCGTTATTCTCGACGATATTCACTGGAGTGAAGAAATGGAAAAGGCATGGGCCGAAGTACAGCACCACGAGGCTGTGACCATGACAATAGACCTGTTTTTTATTGGAATCGTGCTGTTTAAGCCTGATTTCAAGATAAAACAGCACTTTTCGGTGCGTTTTTAACAAGGTTTTCCGTTTTAAATAAAACAATTCCCGAAATCGGCATCGCAGTCTCGTTGCACAGATTTACTTTTGCATCCTGAAATTTCACAAAGTAATGGAAATGATCTCAACCGATATCTGTATTATAGGAGCCGGACCGGTAGGCTTATTTGCTGTTTTTGAAGCAGGGCTGTTGAAAATGCGCTGCCATTTAATGGACGCCTTACCCCAGGTAGGCGGTCAGTTGTCTGAAATCTACCCCCATAAACCTATTTATGATATCCCGGGTTATCCAACGGTGAAAGCGCAGGAACTCGTTGACAACCTGCTGGATCAGATCGATCCGTTCAAGCCCACTTTTACCCTGGGCGAGCGCGTGGAGCAAATCACCCGCCAGGAAGACCAGTCTTTCATTGTTACTACCAATGAACACACTAAAGTGCATTGTAAAGTGATCGTGATCGCCGGCGGTCTGGGCTGCTTCGAACCACGTAAACCTACGATTGAGCGTCTCGAAGACTTCGAAGGCAGGGGAGTAGCCTATATGGTGAAAAACCCTGAACTGTTCAGGAACAAACAGGTAGTACTCGCCGGTGGCGGTGACTCTGCGCTCGACTGGACCATCTTCCTTTCCGAGGTGGCTGAAAAAGTGACCCTGGTACACAGGGGCGATACTTTCAGAGGGGCGCCGGATTCTGCAGAAAAGGTCTTTAACCTTGCTAAAGAAGGCAAGATCAACCTGTTACTGAAATCCAACGTAGTGAGGATCGGTGGTAACGGTCATCTGAAAGAGGTGTTCATTGCCGACCAGGCCAATGAAGTAACAGCTCTGGAAGCCGATCATCTGATCCCTTTATTCGGCCTTAGCCCTAAATTAGGACCTATTGCAGAATGGGGACTCAATATCGATAAATCGGCTATCGTGGTAAATACCGAAGACTATTCCACAAACGTCCCCGGCATTTACGCCATTGGTGATATCAATACTTATCCCGGCAAACTGAAACTTATCCTGTGCGGTTTCCACGAGGCGGCCTTAATGTGTCACAGCGCCTTCAAGTTTGTATATCCCGATCAGCGTTTGAGCTTCAAATACACGACTGTAAACGGCGTTAACGCGTTCTAACTGGTGTTAATGTATTCTTGGGACGTATAGTTGCAAGGATTGTAATACTTTTGCGCCCATGATGATTAATATTACAGTAGAAGACCGCAACGGCGAAAGACAACAACTGGAAATCCCCGACGATATAAGCCTCAGTCTCATGGAAGTGCTGAAGGCTTCCGAATACCATATCCTGGCCACCTGTGGCGGCATGGCCTTATGTGCCACCTGTCACGTACAGGTATTAGAAGGCGGTGAACGTCTTGGCAACGCCAACGACCAGGAATTAGATATGCTCGATACCTTGCCCGACGCAGGTAGCGACAGCCGCCTGGCCTGCCAGCTTCGTATCGATCAATCCATGGATGGTGCTGTTTTCCGTATTTTAGGTGCAACTGAAGAATAATAATATTATACCCGAATCATTGCTCAAAGCCCTGG
The sequence above is a segment of the Filimonas effusa genome. Coding sequences within it:
- a CDS encoding NAD(P)/FAD-dependent oxidoreductase — protein: MEMISTDICIIGAGPVGLFAVFEAGLLKMRCHLMDALPQVGGQLSEIYPHKPIYDIPGYPTVKAQELVDNLLDQIDPFKPTFTLGERVEQITRQEDQSFIVTTNEHTKVHCKVIVIAGGLGCFEPRKPTIERLEDFEGRGVAYMVKNPELFRNKQVVLAGGGDSALDWTIFLSEVAEKVTLVHRGDTFRGAPDSAEKVFNLAKEGKINLLLKSNVVRIGGNGHLKEVFIADQANEVTALEADHLIPLFGLSPKLGPIAEWGLNIDKSAIVVNTEDYSTNVPGIYAIGDINTYPGKLKLILCGFHEAALMCHSAFKFVYPDQRLSFKYTTVNGVNAF
- a CDS encoding 2Fe-2S iron-sulfur cluster-binding protein is translated as MMINITVEDRNGERQQLEIPDDISLSLMEVLKASEYHILATCGGMALCATCHVQVLEGGERLGNANDQELDMLDTLPDAGSDSRLACQLRIDQSMDGAVFRILGATEE